A region of Enoplosus armatus isolate fEnoArm2 chromosome 14, fEnoArm2.hap1, whole genome shotgun sequence DNA encodes the following proteins:
- the gfi1aa gene encoding growth factor independent 1A transcription repressor a, giving the protein MPRSFLVKSKRAHSYHQPRHLDDDDSRLDTILAHVCAETKSQRDFESNSEPQEDVSAGADRLSPRSRLLSPGSLSSSSPLSCGGSVCDRSSDCDFWHPPSPSSSPDSEKCSTPAAEDGQHFNIPLFPYSWAAYSGSELRHLVQGPYHHRLQGHREPRSPVSIYGAEDSSTEPLYAQRGPVSRCYQDYSSTAHRICRMRDGDELYVDAKQKPRGPEIKSENDLICSKLESSGSFKCIKCCKVFSTPHGLEVHVRRSHSGTRPFECGICGKTFGHAVSLDQHRAVHSQERSFSCKICGKSFKRSSTLSTHLLIHSDTRPYPCQYCGKRFHQKSDMKKHTFIHTGEKPHKCQVCGKAFSQSSNLITHSRKHTGFKPFGCDLCGKGFQRKVDLRRHKETQHGLK; this is encoded by the exons atgccGAGGTCTTTCCTGGTGAAGAGTAAAAGGGCCCACAGCTACCACCAGCCCCGGCACCTGGACGATGACGACAGTAGACTGGACACTATTCTGGCTCATGTGTGCGCAG AGACCAAATCTCAGAGGGACTTTGAGTCCAACTCGGAGCCGCAGGAGGATGTGAGCGCCGGCGCTGACAGACTGTCCCCCAGGTCCAGGCTGCTGTCCCCGGGGTCGCTGTCCTCCAGCTCCCCGCTGAGCTGCGGAGGCAGCGTGTGTGACCGATCCTCCGACTGTGATTTCTGGCATCccccgtctccctcctcctcaccag ATTCAGAGAAATGCTCCACTCCAGCAGCGGAGGACGGCCAGCACTTCAACATCCCGCTCTTCCCTTACTCCTGGGCGGCGTACTCCGGCTCTGAGCTGAGACATCTGGTCCAGGGGCCATATCACCACCGCCTGCAGGGCCACAGGGAGCCGCGGTCACCAGTCAGCATCTACGGTGCAGAGGACAGCAGCACCGAGCCGCTTTACGCACAGCGGGGTCCGGTGTCCAGATGCTACCAGGACTATTCTTCAACGGCCCACCGAATCTGCAGGATGCGGGACGGAGACGAGCTGTACGTGGATGCAAAGCAGAAGCCTCGCGGCCCGGAAATCAAGTCTGAAAATGACTTAATTTGTTCTAAACTCGAGTCAAGTGGATCCTTTAAGTGCATTAAATGTTGCAAG GTGTTCTCCACACCTCACGGGTTGGAGGTTCATGTGCGGCGGTCGCACAGCGGGACGCGGCCGTTTGAGTGCGGGATCTGCGGGAAAACCTTCGGACACGCAGTGAGCCTGGATCAGCACAGGGCGGTTCACTCGCAG GAGAGGAGCTTCAGCTGCAAAATCTGCGGCAAAAGCTTCAAGCGCTCCTCCACGCTGTCCACGCACCTGCTCATCCACTCGGACACGCGGCCCTATCCGTGCCAGTACTGCGGGAAGAGGTTCCACCAGAAGTCGGACATGAAGAAGCACACTTTCATCCACACAG GTGAGAAGCCGCACAAGTGCCAGGTGTGCGGGAAGGCCTTCAGTCAGAGCTCCAACCTCATCACgcacagcaggaaacacacaggcttCAAACCTTTCGGCTGTGACCTCTGCGGGAAAGGTTTCCAGAGGAAAGTGGACCTGAGGAGACACAAGGAGACGCAGCACGGACTCAAATGA